A DNA window from Myxocyprinus asiaticus isolate MX2 ecotype Aquarium Trade chromosome 15, UBuf_Myxa_2, whole genome shotgun sequence contains the following coding sequences:
- the LOC127453331 gene encoding rhomboid-related protein 2-like, giving the protein MDNDIEEQDTFPVQRDEEGENRAEQSRRGRRVEKLQKKVSRWMLPEELQETYLERANCCPPPIFIILISLAELAVFIYYAVWKPQKQWITLGTGIWESPLTYKPEQREEAWRFVSYMFVHAGVEHIMGNLLMQLLLGIPLELVHKGFEVGMVYMAGVLAGSLASSIFDPLSALVGASGGVYALMGGYFMNAVVNFREMFPILGVFRILVIVLIVGTDVGFAIYRRFIVHETAMKVSFVAHIGGGIAGMTIGYVFFTNYNKELLKDPRFWMCIVGYIAFFLFAVIFNIFLSPAPV; this is encoded by the exons ATGGACAATGACATTGAAGAGCAAGATACTTTTCCAGTGCAGAGGGATGAAGAAGGTGAGAACCGAGCAGAACAGAGTAGAAGGGGTCGGAGGGTAGAGAAGCTTCAGAAGAAAGTCTCTAGATGGATGCTTCCAGAAGAGCTACAAGAGACGTACTTGGAGCGAGCCAACTGCTGTCCGCCACCTATTTTCATCATCCTCATCAGTTTAGCAGAG TTGGCAGTATTTATCTACTATGCAGTATGGAAGCCCCAGAAGCAGTGGATAACCTTAGGTACGGGAATCTGGGAGAGTCCCCTTACCTATAAACCTGAACAACGTGAAGAGGCATGGCGGTTTGTCTCCTACATGTTTGTGCATGCCGG GGTGGAGCACATCATGGGCAACCTGTTGATGCAACTGCTGCTGGGCATACCCCTGGAGCTGGTGCATAAAGGTTTTGAAGTGGGCATGGTCTATATGGCTGGGGTCCTTGCAG gtTCCCTCGCCAGCTCCATTTTTGATCCTCTCAGTGCACTTGTGGGGGCCTCAGGTGGTGTCTATGCCCTCATGGGTGGTTACTTCATGAATGCTGTGGTG AATTTCAGGGAGATGTTTCCGATTCTGGGAGTGTTTCGGATCCTAGTTATTGTTCTTATTG ttGGGACAGATGTTGGCTTTgcaatttacagaagatttattGTCCATGAGACTGCCATGAAG GTGTCTTTTGTGGCTCACATTGGCGGTGGTATAGCCGGCATGACTATTGGTTATGTGTTTTTCACCAACTACAATAAAGAGCTCCTGAAGGACCCTCGCTTCTGGatgtgcattgtgggatacatTGCCTTCTTCttgtttgctgtcattttcaacaTCTTCTTGTCCCCAGCACCCGTGTGA